The genomic stretch TTGAGGACGAGTTAGATCCTGATATTAATCAGAATTGAGGTAAAACCATTTTTTATTATGAGTCAGGCATGCGCACCGAAAattcatgaccagaattcatATAATTCATAACCAGAACTTGCGAGGAAAACATTCTCGCGCACTTGCAGCCGACatacagtggcggatccaggggggaggggggggatcaCCGCCCCCAAATGGCAGTTCATCCATtcatttccctctctccctcccccactacgcgctcctaCAGACaacctgcccccccccctccccaatcAAACCATGGGTCTGGATCCGTCCCTGCCCACATAGGGAATTGTCTTCCAAAGTTCTGACCAACTTGCTGATTTTGGGTAAAGCCCTCTTGTTCTCGACACACACAGTATACAAACTGATTGCCTGACGGTTGCGAAGCACCTGTCCCGAATAGCTATAGGACTactaataaaaaagaaaatgagcaCTCGAGGTTGTGCCGGCGGGAGCTCTGTCGATTGACGGTCGCAAATTGTGTCTGTGTTGATATCTGAGTATGCACGAAGAGGCTAACCAGGGGGGCTCAAGAAGGTGAGCTTCCCCACGATTCAGAAGTGTCATGCAGAGAAGCTGTCTTGCGCTCTCTCGAACGCCCGCCATTTGAGCTGCACTCTAATTCAGGGATTTGTTCCTGCTACATGGGGCATCggaaatgagtttcgtcaaaacaCGTGTCCTTTCGCAAGTACAAGATATAACGAGCACTTGAGTAGTAATATGACAAGCGAAAACTTTTTCCTGCCCAGTAGTATATTacattgagtacgtgctatGTACCCCATCGCCCCTGCTGACGAATTGTTCAGGTTCAAGTGAATTCTAACGCTAACACTCAGAAGCCTCAAGGTATGTACACAGTCACTACCAAGTGATAACTCACATGTGGAAGAATTTCATGTGCTCACGTCAAGAGTACAACAGCTTCGATCAACACGTTCAcacaactgtcgtctgcttcgtttgGCGCTTTCGACGAACGAAGCTGCGGTTGCGGTCTGAAATCCGCTACACAACATAATTTCTAcgcgtaaaaaaacaaaaatattcaaATGAATATCAATGAAACAAAACAAAGGCACGTGTTCTGTCGGATTGTTTAAATATTCCGCCGGTAATTGCCGTTCATTATGCGTGGAGGTGCGGTGGCGACATCTGATGATAATAATGAAAACCACATGATTGCCTGCTCTCAACATTCTTGTCGTATCAACAAAATCTATAAATTTTTATGTTCCATGGCCGACAGCTTAGATTCGGATATCAAACAGGACTGAGGTTTCAGAAAACCATTCCTCGCGACGAAGCAGGCACGCCACGCTCACCATCCAGTAGAATATTTTAATACACCTGCGCTAAGAAAAAGGAATTTTACAATTTACATTTATAGTTTAAAAACATCAGCAATGAACAATGACAGCTGTCGTGATGTCGCTAGTCTAATCCATCGTGCTTTTCCCTCACAGCCTCTTTGAATCGTTCTTCGAGCAATGACAGTTCACTGATGAGATCGGTTATGGCATTGGTGAACGCTTCTTGTGGAGAACTGTCCGGGGTTGTCTGAACTCTCAATATAAACTTGTGTTCCAGCGGGTGTGGCACTTTGTAGCCCGCAAACAGAACACAGGGGTCCTTCAGTAACTGCGCACGAATCATGTTCCCCAGAGTATGATCCTCTTTGTTCACCGTAAAGATGGCCGCATTCGGAACTTTTGTGTCCTTCTCGATCGTTATCTTCTTTTCTCCCCCGAAAAGCAGAAATGACTCGAAGGCCGGCGGGGCATTCATTGTGGTCTTAAAATGTAGAAACAAGCACGCAACACAACACACGGACGTGCACAACGTTTACAAATGCCGGCTTTTTGGATTAGCTCGACTTGGATTGAAGTTGAGTGCTGAGTTGAGTGTTTGCAGCGCAAGCAACATCTTAAAGCATTTATTGCAAGATCAGTACAGGTCAGTTTTTACAATAATTTCGGATCAGCTAGCATGTTTTGTATATACTGCCCATACAAAACGCTCTTCtaggttttagcgcttttagttaGTCAACAGATGGCATGATATTCAAAATGGCCGCTGTTAGGTAGGTAAATGCTGCTCCTTAGCATCGATAAAGTCGACTAATCCTTAATTTTATGACATATATAAAATATGTAACACTGCTACAACAATTAATGGGTATCTTAGTTACTTACCTCGTGAGATTTATTAGTCTAGACATTTTAATTGACAAAATAGCGCACATGTCCATGTCTCCAGACTCAAAGCCGGCATCCTCCAGTCCTGGTTTCGGTACATACCATCCAGGACGAGCTCCAACATAGCCTTTGTGTCCAGGGTTAAGAGGCATACATACATGAGGATGTATCCAACAGTATTAGTACAGCCAGACGGATCGACAATTACAATACGACATCATGAACCAAGGCAGATCATAAAGGTAACATGCGTATGATATCTGTACTAACTCAAATTTGGTACCAGTATAACAAGCGTTGAAGTTGTACATTGATAACACCAGCTGTGTAcgtcttcctttttttattattctttcAATTTTTCTAGTTGCCACTGAAATTTGAAGACTTGACCCCTGAAGAACAGAAGATTGTCCTGATCAAAAGAAAGCCCATCGAGAAAGTAGTCGTGGAAGAAGAAATAGAAGACGATTTTGACAGTCGcaagtacttaaagtacatcAAGAAATAGGCATGTAGAACATGTTAGTTTATTGTAAGAATCCTGCGTTAAAAACAACTGTGTGCCAATTTTTACACGCACTGACAAAACACACACAGTGTAAATGCAACAAATGGCTGGTCAAGCTGGTCGGAGCGTCAGAGATGCGACACCTTGTGAAATACACAGAAACACCATGGCTTTGTGACGTCTTTATGAGGATGAAAGCTGGGACTCTCCACTGTCCGGGGTTCGAGTTTGGGCACTGAACCAACGTGTGTGACCCtggaaaacaaacaacaactttgatTTCATCGTTAGGGGTGATACTGGAAGACAACATGTTCGAAAGTTGCGAGAAATTACACTTGGGTTTCCCTTACATGCCTATGCAGTAAGATATA from Ornithodoros turicata isolate Travis chromosome 4, ASM3712646v1, whole genome shotgun sequence encodes the following:
- the LOC135390932 gene encoding large ribosomal subunit protein mL55-like, whose protein sequence is MIFKMAAVRLKAGILQSWFRYIPSRTSSNIAFVSRVKRHTYMRMYPTVLVQPDGSTITIRHHEPRQIIKLPLKFEDLTPEEQKIVLIKRKPIEKVVVEEEIEDDFDSRKYLKYIKK
- the LOC135390546 gene encoding DNA-directed RNA polymerase II subunit RPB11-a-like, with protein sequence MNAPPAFESFLLFGGEKKITIEKDTKVPNAAIFTVNKEDHTLGNMIRAQLLKDPCVLFAGYKVPHPLEHKFILRVQTTPDSSPQEAFTNAITDLISELSLLEERFKEAVREKHDGLD